One stretch of Bacteroidota bacterium DNA includes these proteins:
- a CDS encoding TolC family protein, whose amino-acid sequence MNTFKFGYNFLMFSKIFFLLILVLPIFSNGQETMTLEKCINYALENNISIQQNQLDLEQKNYQLLKDKLSLLPSASGFVSQGYTYGNSLDYTTYEYVKENTNSNYFSLSSDLTLFNGFRLQNNIRSSKFALEASNYSYKNIKDQISMNVVATYLQILMNIKQVKFAEDELALTDKLLDRAKLLVEVGQETKSKELELKAQLAASEVSIVEAQNNLNQSYLTLKKILNWDISKKLKIEEITLDIEKYQGITPKEIDGIVEESLLSLPNVKRAKANYESAKYAYKAAKGLLYPSLGLSSSVNTRYSSSTNILTGKTDPFNEQIENNFGQSLNFGLNIPIFNNLQNSSVVNNAEISMKNAKLNLDDEKIQARNKVYEAFYNMNNAQKNFQASKNNLNAQQLLFEQSEIKYKAEVINFYDWQSTINNLKKAQTSFLNSKFDYIYRIKIFDYYRGIPLKLN is encoded by the coding sequence ATGAACACATTCAAATTTGGTTATAACTTCCTAATGTTTTCAAAAATCTTTTTCCTTTTAATCCTTGTTTTACCCATATTTAGTAATGGACAAGAAACAATGACCTTAGAAAAATGCATAAATTATGCTCTTGAAAATAATATTTCTATTCAACAAAATCAATTAGATTTAGAACAAAAGAATTATCAACTTTTGAAAGACAAATTAAGTCTCCTTCCTTCGGCAAGCGGCTTTGTTTCTCAGGGATATACTTATGGTAATTCTCTTGATTACACAACTTATGAATATGTTAAAGAAAATACAAACTCAAACTATTTTTCATTGAGTTCCGACCTTACTTTGTTTAATGGTTTTCGCTTGCAAAATAATATTCGTTCAAGTAAGTTTGCTCTTGAAGCAAGCAATTATTCATATAAAAATATCAAAGACCAAATAAGCATGAATGTTGTTGCTACTTACCTGCAAATTCTTATGAATATCAAACAAGTAAAATTTGCTGAAGACGAGCTTGCACTTACAGATAAGCTTCTTGACCGTGCAAAACTTCTTGTAGAAGTTGGACAGGAAACCAAATCAAAAGAACTTGAGTTAAAAGCTCAACTTGCCGCATCAGAAGTTTCGATTGTTGAAGCACAAAACAACCTTAATCAGTCATATTTAACACTTAAAAAAATCCTTAACTGGGATATTAGTAAAAAATTAAAAATTGAAGAAATTACATTGGACATCGAAAAATATCAGGGAATTACACCAAAGGAAATTGATGGCATTGTTGAAGAAAGTCTGTTGAGTTTGCCAAATGTAAAAAGAGCAAAAGCAAATTATGAAAGTGCAAAATACGCTTATAAAGCTGCAAAAGGCTTGCTTTACCCTAGCCTCGGGCTTTCCTCATCAGTAAATACTAGATATTCTAGTTCAACAAATATTCTTACAGGAAAAACAGATCCCTTTAATGAGCAAATTGAAAATAATTTTGGTCAATCACTAAACTTTGGATTAAACATTCCTATTTTTAATAATTTACAAAATTCTTCGGTCGTAAACAATGCAGAAATTTCAATGAAAAACGCAAAACTGAATCTTGATGATGAAAAAATACAAGCACGAAATAAAGTTTACGAAGCATTTTACAATATGAATAATGCACAAAAGAATTTTCAAGCATCAAAAAACAACCTTAACGCACAGCAATTATTATTTGAGCAATCGGAAATAAAATATAAAGCAGAAGTAATAAATTTTTACGATTGGCAAAGCACAATAAACAATCTGAAAAAAGCACAAACATCTTTTCTTAATTCAAAATTTGATTACATTTATAGAATAAAGATTTTTGACTATTACAGAGGTATTCCTTTGAAACTTAACTAA
- a CDS encoding efflux RND transporter periplasmic adaptor subunit, with protein sequence MTKDNLYKTKKKNNKMLIYLSIGAVVLVVLLIILKKTNVIGDGNNIEVEVSKVEKRTIVETITASGKLQPEKEVAISADVSGEIIELNFIEGEKVKKGDLLLRIKPDEYVSNLEDARASYNSSLAALENSKAQLLQSEAILNKNKKLLDRYKKLKEKNAVSSTEFERVNTEYLSANAQYKSAKLNIKTSKYQIVRAKAARQKAEENLRKTSIFSPIAGVVTILNKELGERVVGTNLMEGSIIMKIADLNNMEVSVDVNENDIIRLEIGDTAEIEIDAFIDKKFKGLVTEIANSSVASQNFSEQITTFEVKIRLLKESYQDLLDTVKSVSTPFRPGMSAMVDVRTKTSKQILSVPILSVTTRDLNKLKQDKDSDKKSKDKKKKENYSDNESKKEVVFLFVDGKAKITPVKIGIQDDYYIEIKSGLTEGQKVISGPYSTISKILKDDMNISEQKKDDE encoded by the coding sequence ATGACAAAAGATAATTTATACAAAACAAAAAAGAAGAACAACAAAATGCTAATATATCTTAGCATTGGAGCTGTTGTTTTGGTGGTTCTCCTTATCATTTTAAAAAAAACAAATGTCATTGGTGATGGAAACAACATTGAAGTAGAAGTAAGTAAAGTAGAAAAAAGAACTATTGTTGAAACAATTACAGCAAGTGGCAAGTTACAACCCGAAAAAGAAGTAGCTATTTCAGCAGATGTTTCAGGGGAAATTATTGAACTTAATTTTATTGAAGGTGAAAAAGTAAAAAAAGGCGATTTGTTGTTAAGAATAAAACCTGACGAATATGTATCAAACCTTGAAGATGCCAGAGCATCATACAATAGCTCTCTTGCTGCACTGGAAAACTCCAAAGCCCAGCTACTACAATCAGAAGCTATTTTGAATAAAAACAAAAAACTTTTAGACAGATACAAAAAACTTAAAGAAAAAAATGCCGTTTCATCTACAGAATTTGAAAGAGTGAATACAGAATATCTTTCGGCAAATGCTCAATACAAATCGGCAAAATTAAATATAAAAACATCAAAATATCAAATTGTCAGAGCCAAAGCAGCGCGACAAAAAGCAGAAGAAAATCTTAGAAAAACATCAATTTTTTCACCCATAGCCGGAGTTGTAACTATTCTCAACAAAGAATTAGGAGAAAGAGTAGTGGGTACAAACCTGATGGAAGGAAGTATAATAATGAAAATTGCAGATCTCAACAATATGGAAGTTAGTGTTGATGTAAACGAAAATGACATAATAAGGCTTGAAATAGGAGATACTGCCGAAATAGAAATAGACGCATTTATTGACAAAAAATTTAAAGGCTTGGTTACGGAAATAGCCAATTCAAGTGTTGCCTCTCAAAATTTTTCTGAGCAAATCACTACCTTTGAAGTAAAAATTCGCTTATTAAAAGAATCGTATCAGGATTTATTGGATACTGTCAAAAGTGTTTCAACACCTTTTCGTCCTGGAATGTCGGCAATGGTTGATGTAAGAACAAAAACCTCAAAACAAATTCTTAGTGTTCCAATACTTTCGGTTACCACCAGAGACCTTAATAAATTAAAACAGGATAAAGATTCTGACAAAAAAAGCAAAGATAAAAAGAAGAAAGAAAATTATTCTGATAATGAAAGTAAAAAAGAAGTGGTTTTTCTTTTTGTTGATGGCAAAGCAAAAATTACTCCTGTAAAAATCGGTATTCAGGATGATTATTATATTGAAATAAAAAGCGGATTAACTGAAGGACAAAAAGTTATTAGCGGACCATACAGTACAATTTCAAAAATATTAAAAGACGATATGAATATTAGCGAACAAAAAAAAGATGATGAGTAG
- a CDS encoding NAD(P)H-dependent glycerol-3-phosphate dehydrogenase: MMSRIAIIGNGSWATAILKTLESNKKLNWWVRNEEIKDQIIKTARNPNYLRSADININHKNIFTDIKEIVSKSDIIFFVIPSIYIHNSINKLTEKDLKNKIVVSAIKGIVPETNNILSEYFSEKFKVQKDKYVFLTGPTHAEEVHKKRLSYFTLASTSKESAQKVENLFDYPFIQTRYSSEVVSLEYASILKNIYAIASGICYGIGYGDNFQAVLISNAIREMKTFLCTRHNCENIVNSGYLGDLLVTSFSQLSRNRTFGKMVGRGYSAKSALIEMNMTPEGYYAADSFNKITLKSSDNLPIIKTVYNILYENKSPVKEIKKLESYLY, translated from the coding sequence ATGATGAGTAGAATAGCAATAATTGGAAACGGAAGTTGGGCAACAGCAATTTTAAAAACACTTGAATCAAATAAAAAACTTAACTGGTGGGTAAGAAATGAGGAAATAAAAGACCAAATAATAAAAACAGCTAGAAATCCAAACTATTTACGCTCTGCCGATATTAATATAAATCACAAAAATATTTTTACAGACATTAAAGAAATCGTTAGCAAATCAGACATTATCTTTTTTGTTATACCATCAATTTATATACACAACAGCATTAACAAGCTAACAGAAAAAGACCTTAAAAATAAAATTGTTGTTTCAGCAATAAAAGGCATTGTTCCCGAAACAAACAATATCCTTTCTGAGTATTTCTCAGAAAAATTCAAAGTTCAAAAAGATAAATATGTTTTTTTGACAGGTCCTACTCATGCAGAAGAAGTTCATAAAAAAAGATTGTCATATTTTACACTTGCTTCCACCTCAAAGGAATCTGCACAAAAAGTAGAAAATCTTTTTGATTATCCTTTTATTCAAACACGATACTCAAGTGAAGTGGTTTCTCTTGAATATGCATCAATATTAAAAAACATTTATGCAATAGCATCAGGTATTTGTTATGGAATAGGGTATGGTGATAACTTTCAGGCTGTACTTATTTCTAATGCAATTAGAGAAATGAAAACATTTTTATGCACAAGACACAACTGTGAAAACATTGTGAACTCAGGCTATCTTGGAGACCTTTTAGTAACATCCTTTTCACAACTAAGCAGAAACAGAACTTTTGGAAAAATGGTAGGAAGAGGCTATTCCGCAAAATCAGCTTTGATAGAAATGAACATGACTCCTGAAGGTTATTACGCTGCAGATTCTTTTAACAAAATAACTTTAAAAAGCTCTGATAATCTTCCGATTATTAAAACGGTTTATAATATTTTATACGAGAACAAAAGCCCTGTCAAAGAAATAAAAAAATTAGAAAGCTATTTGTACTAA